In Mangrovivirga cuniculi, the following proteins share a genomic window:
- a CDS encoding tetratricopeptide repeat protein: MKIILLSLILVSINPDQFEKVDQLLADRQYHDAFLLLEEIDPENEDPEAFRRKIEACIDGYLFSTGHYLFALKNLSPDEDIDELRAKEWCERDMQILNVKQRGPELMRAYPDNYKLKFAVANFYLSMQTDKGCAQCPVIDQEFMDNYENLFMDCYENNIYDYKSFYAIAISNHNKKNYKKAKEYYKKSIDLNPEYGLNYLNLAIISADEGKLDNAISYSKLAINKSRTDDLKARGNNYIALIYVEKEDNQKALEYFEMANNLVPGNTERLLNFLITSRKTGYPKEHQIRKQYFDSAPNNLNTYINLMFLYKQEISNLITFFKDQRDEYHSNTEALGFLSLMIAKSHLNLGNLDEASIEFEQAKNQLIKSWGSSQSVLKNIDDIISQLKTKNL, encoded by the coding sequence ATGAAAATAATTTTACTCTCACTTATTCTGGTCAGTATCAATCCCGATCAGTTTGAAAAGGTTGATCAGTTATTAGCAGATCGCCAGTATCATGATGCTTTTCTGTTATTAGAAGAAATAGACCCTGAAAACGAAGACCCTGAAGCCTTCAGAAGAAAAATCGAAGCTTGTATTGATGGATATTTATTTTCTACCGGTCATTATTTATTTGCATTAAAAAATCTTAGTCCTGATGAAGATATTGATGAATTAAGGGCTAAAGAGTGGTGTGAAAGAGATATGCAAATACTAAATGTAAAGCAGAGAGGCCCGGAATTAATGAGGGCTTATCCGGATAACTATAAGCTGAAGTTTGCGGTGGCTAATTTTTATCTAAGTATGCAGACAGATAAAGGATGTGCTCAATGCCCTGTTATAGATCAGGAATTCATGGATAATTATGAAAATCTCTTCATGGATTGCTACGAAAACAATATTTACGATTATAAAAGCTTTTATGCCATAGCCATATCCAATCACAATAAAAAGAATTATAAGAAAGCAAAAGAGTATTACAAAAAATCTATAGACCTTAATCCTGAATATGGATTAAACTATCTTAATTTAGCTATAATATCTGCTGACGAAGGCAAATTAGACAATGCCATTTCCTATTCAAAACTAGCAATTAATAAAAGTAGAACTGATGATTTAAAAGCAAGAGGCAATAATTATATTGCTTTAATTTACGTGGAAAAAGAGGACAATCAAAAAGCATTGGAGTATTTTGAAATGGCTAATAACCTGGTACCAGGAAATACAGAAAGATTATTAAATTTTTTAATTACAAGCAGGAAAACGGGATATCCAAAAGAGCATCAGATCAGGAAACAGTATTTTGATTCTGCACCAAATAATTTAAATACCTACATCAATCTTATGTTTTTATATAAACAGGAGATAAGTAATCTTATAACCTTCTTCAAAGATCAAAGAGACGAATATCATAGTAACACTGAGGCCTTAGGTTTTCTTTCATTAATGATTGCAAAAAGTCATTTGAATTTAGGCAATCTAGATGAAGCATCTATTGAATTTGAACAAGCAAAAAATCAGCTTATTAAAAGCTGGGGAAGCAGCCAAAGTGTTTTAAAAAATATAGATGATATTATTTCTCAGCTTAAAACTAAGAATCTATAA
- a CDS encoding DUF3995 domain-containing protein, producing MTLPLTLSFIFLILGLIHLNWVIGGEFGFAQSLPTKENGERVLNPKKADSAIVGLGLIFFSLFYIFKSGMIDHQIPQWVMKYGGWIIPAIFLLRAIGDFRYVGFFKKVRTTEFGKLDTKLFSPLCLVIGIVGIIIQLN from the coding sequence ATGACTCTACCACTAACATTAAGCTTCATCTTTCTGATACTAGGCCTTATTCATCTTAACTGGGTAATCGGAGGTGAATTTGGGTTTGCCCAATCACTACCAACCAAAGAAAACGGAGAAAGAGTATTAAATCCAAAGAAAGCAGACAGTGCCATTGTGGGCTTAGGTCTTATATTTTTTTCCTTGTTTTATATATTCAAATCAGGAATGATCGACCATCAGATTCCTCAGTGGGTTATGAAATATGGAGGATGGATAATTCCGGCTATTTTTCTTTTACGAGCTATAGGAGACTTTAGGTATGTCGGTTTCTTTAAGAAAGTCAGGACAACGGAATTTGGAAAATTAGATACTAAACTATTTTCCCCATTATGCCTGGTGATTGGCATCGTAGGAATAATTATTCAGCTTAATTAA
- the katG gene encoding catalase/peroxidase HPI → MKKITAFLLLIVLVIFLPACQQSSANEDSTSADGSSGATMKSRSNKVSTSNAEWWPNRLNLAVLRQHSSLSDPMNEDFNYLEEFNSINYDSLKSDIRKALTDSKDWWPADYGHYGGLFIRMAWHSAGTYRTADGRGGSRSGMQRFAPQNSWPDNANLDKARRLMWPVKQKYGKKISWADLMVLTGNVALEDMGFQTFGFGGGREDVWEPNKDVYWGSEKEWLSNDERYSEDGELKKPLAAVQMGLIYVNPEGPNGNPDPLLAADDIRTSFGRMGMNDEETVALIAGGHTLGKAHGAGDASNVGPEPEAAPIEEQGFGWKSEYKSGKGADAITSGLEGAWTSSPTKWSHLYFFNLFEHEWELTKSPAGAHQWEPKETKMKVPDAFDENKTHKPIMFTTDLALIEDPEFRKISKKFYENPQLFNEAFARAWFKLTHRDMGPKTTYLGPEVPEEDLIWQDPIPEVDHLLVDENDIRNLKGQLLNSGLTISEMVETAWASASTYRGSDRRGGANGARIRLAPQKDWEVNNPEQLAKVLAAYEKIQKEFNKSNGAKKISMADLIVLGGAAAVEQAAANAGFTVEVPFEPGRMDATQEQTDVESFALLEPMADGFRNYLKTKYMISTEELLVDKAQLLTLTAPEMTVLVGGMRSLNTNYDDSKNGIFAKTNDQLTNDFFVALMDMSTEWKPADDSKELFNGYDRETGDLIYTATRADLIFGSNSELRAISEVYASADAREKFVRDFVAAWDKVMKLDRFDIRYPERENRAQ, encoded by the coding sequence ATGAAAAAGATAACAGCATTTTTACTGCTGATAGTTCTCGTGATTTTTCTTCCAGCCTGCCAGCAAAGCAGTGCTAATGAGGACAGTACATCAGCTGACGGAAGTTCCGGTGCAACTATGAAAAGCCGGTCTAATAAAGTTTCTACCAGCAATGCCGAATGGTGGCCTAACAGGTTAAATCTGGCAGTCCTTCGCCAGCATTCATCCTTATCTGATCCGATGAATGAGGATTTTAATTACCTGGAAGAGTTTAACTCGATAAATTATGATTCACTTAAAAGCGACATCCGAAAGGCACTAACAGACTCAAAAGACTGGTGGCCTGCAGATTATGGTCATTATGGTGGGTTGTTCATTCGTATGGCATGGCATAGTGCCGGAACATATCGTACCGCTGATGGTCGTGGAGGATCGCGATCTGGTATGCAAAGATTTGCGCCTCAGAACAGCTGGCCTGATAACGCCAACCTGGATAAGGCTAGAAGACTTATGTGGCCTGTTAAGCAAAAGTACGGTAAGAAAATATCCTGGGCTGACCTGATGGTATTAACCGGAAATGTAGCTCTTGAAGATATGGGATTCCAGACTTTTGGTTTTGGTGGCGGAAGAGAAGATGTATGGGAGCCTAATAAGGATGTGTATTGGGGTTCTGAAAAAGAATGGTTAAGCAATGATGAACGCTACTCAGAAGATGGTGAACTTAAAAAGCCTCTTGCAGCAGTACAAATGGGATTAATCTATGTTAATCCAGAAGGTCCGAATGGAAATCCTGATCCGCTTTTAGCTGCAGATGATATCCGTACTTCTTTTGGAAGAATGGGAATGAATGATGAAGAGACAGTAGCCCTGATTGCCGGTGGCCACACTCTTGGTAAGGCTCATGGAGCTGGTGATGCATCAAATGTAGGTCCTGAACCAGAAGCTGCTCCCATTGAAGAGCAGGGTTTTGGCTGGAAAAGCGAGTATAAATCCGGAAAAGGTGCAGATGCGATTACCTCAGGACTTGAAGGTGCATGGACATCTTCTCCGACAAAATGGAGTCACTTGTACTTTTTTAATCTGTTTGAGCACGAATGGGAGTTGACAAAAAGTCCTGCAGGAGCTCACCAATGGGAACCAAAAGAAACTAAAATGAAAGTGCCTGATGCGTTTGATGAAAACAAAACGCACAAGCCGATCATGTTCACCACCGATCTTGCTCTGATAGAAGATCCTGAGTTCAGAAAAATCTCTAAAAAGTTTTATGAGAATCCTCAATTATTCAATGAGGCATTTGCTCGTGCGTGGTTTAAGTTGACACACAGAGATATGGGTCCAAAGACTACTTATCTTGGGCCTGAAGTTCCTGAGGAAGACCTAATCTGGCAGGATCCGATTCCTGAGGTCGACCATCTGTTAGTTGATGAGAATGATATCCGAAATTTGAAAGGTCAATTATTAAATTCAGGATTAACGATCAGTGAGATGGTAGAAACTGCCTGGGCTTCTGCATCTACTTATCGTGGGTCAGACAGAAGGGGAGGAGCAAACGGTGCCCGTATCAGACTTGCTCCACAGAAAGACTGGGAAGTAAATAACCCGGAACAGTTGGCTAAAGTGCTTGCTGCTTATGAGAAAATTCAGAAAGAATTTAACAAGAGTAATGGCGCTAAGAAAATATCAATGGCTGACCTGATTGTTCTTGGTGGTGCAGCAGCAGTTGAACAAGCAGCAGCTAATGCAGGATTTACCGTAGAAGTACCTTTCGAGCCTGGCCGTATGGACGCTACTCAGGAACAGACTGATGTTGAATCATTCGCACTACTTGAGCCAATGGCAGATGGATTCAGAAACTATCTGAAAACAAAATATATGATCTCTACCGAGGAATTGTTAGTTGATAAGGCCCAGCTATTAACATTAACGGCTCCTGAAATGACTGTATTAGTAGGAGGGATGAGGTCATTGAATACTAACTACGATGATTCTAAGAATGGGATATTTGCTAAAACTAACGATCAGTTAACTAATGACTTCTTTGTTGCTTTGATGGATATGAGTACAGAATGGAAGCCGGCAGATGACAGCAAAGAGCTCTTTAACGGATATGACAGAGAAACCGGAGATCTAATATACACCGCTACTCGTGCAGATTTGATCTTTGGTTCAAATTCAGAGTTAAGAGCTATTTCAGAAGTATATGCCAGTGCTGATGCCAGGGAAAAATTTGTCAGGGACTTTGTCGCAGCATGGGACAAAGTAATGAAGCTCGACAGGTTTGACATTCGCTATCCGGAAAGAGAAAATCGTGCTCAATAA
- a CDS encoding NADase-type glycan-binding domain-containing protein, which translates to MKLKILIGLYFITQIAFLQIKEVDPSSVQEMNFSLEGEKAFNENYQACLKIWDKMSDGVDYDDLSQEEKDALAKVDETRESYWDIEGMACSWYCGGGPKSVTASSYLKPQGKNSYQPINAHDLNFKHAWVEGAPGNGIGEYLTYTFGARAPRITEIKVVNGYVKSHTAWINNSRVKKLKVYLDNKPFAILNLKDIRGIQSFKFDPIGKGWEAPENSPVWELKFEIIEVYKGSKYDDVVISEIFFDGIDVHCFAKGTKIQMADNSIKNIEKLEIGDKVAQMNLETMEITSARIEKLEKVIHHRLITYQFESGLKITATLDHPFMIQNKGWASFLPEQSSQYKGFENIKTIVPGDLFITSDGIERLVGLKFEQGDQETYTISKLSSGNNFIANGLVVGVEELNGKSSNQ; encoded by the coding sequence CGCCTTTTTGCAAATAAAAGAGGTAGATCCATCTTCGGTTCAAGAAATGAACTTTAGCCTGGAAGGTGAGAAAGCCTTTAATGAGAACTACCAGGCTTGTTTGAAAATATGGGACAAAATGTCTGATGGTGTTGATTATGATGATTTAAGCCAGGAAGAAAAAGATGCTTTAGCCAAAGTAGATGAAACCAGGGAAAGCTACTGGGATATCGAAGGTATGGCATGTAGCTGGTATTGTGGCGGTGGACCTAAAAGTGTGACCGCATCAAGTTATTTAAAACCCCAGGGTAAAAATAGTTATCAACCTATCAATGCGCATGACCTGAACTTTAAACATGCCTGGGTGGAAGGTGCACCCGGAAATGGTATTGGTGAATATTTAACCTATACTTTTGGTGCAAGAGCACCACGAATTACTGAGATCAAGGTAGTAAATGGATATGTCAAAAGTCATACAGCATGGATTAATAATTCCAGGGTTAAAAAACTAAAAGTTTATCTTGATAATAAGCCATTTGCTATTTTAAATCTGAAAGATATCAGAGGCATTCAATCTTTCAAATTTGACCCGATAGGTAAAGGCTGGGAAGCACCTGAAAACTCACCGGTTTGGGAGCTAAAATTTGAAATCATCGAAGTCTATAAAGGCAGTAAATATGACGATGTAGTTATATCAGAAATATTCTTCGATGGCATTGATGTTCATTGTTTTGCTAAAGGAACCAAAATCCAAATGGCAGATAATTCCATCAAAAACATTGAGAAACTGGAAATTGGTGATAAAGTAGCTCAAATGAATCTCGAAACTATGGAGATCACTTCAGCACGCATTGAGAAACTGGAAAAGGTTATTCATCATAGATTGATAACCTATCAATTTGAGAGTGGATTAAAAATAACTGCTACATTAGATCACCCCTTTATGATTCAAAATAAAGGATGGGCCTCTTTTTTACCTGAGCAATCAAGTCAATATAAAGGATTTGAGAATATTAAAACCATCGTTCCCGGGGACTTATTTATAACCTCCGATGGCATTGAAAGACTAGTTGGTTTAAAATTTGAGCAGGGAGATCAGGAAACTTATACCATTTCAAAATTAAGTTCCGGCAATAATTTCATTGCAAATGGATTAGTCGTTGGTGTCGAAGAGTTAAATGGCAAAAGCAGTAATCAATAA